The DNA sequence ATTGCCTCACTGGCTGATTGCCAAGTTGATGCCGTCCGCGGCTTCTTACCAAGTACAGATCCACTCAAGTCTCTCAGTGAAACTTATGAGCCATGGGAAACACTGGCCATGAGACTCAATGGCCTCATGGCGGCAGGTGCTTGCCGAAAAGCCATTGAGAACCTCCCAACACTTGATACGACTTCACTCAAAACCAACGCCGAACGAGAGCGGGCAATGCTCTTGCTGAGTGTCTTTGGCAACGCCTATGTTTGGGGTGATGTGACGCCAGCCACTCAAATTCCTTCGACGCTTGCGATTCCTTGGAATCAGGTTGCGATCGCGATTGATCGACCCATGATTACATCACACGCATCCATCGTGCTTAACAATTGGCAGCGCATCGATTCAACTGGTCCCATTGCACTCGGAAACATTGACACACTGCAAACATTTCTGGGTGGCATGGACGAGCGATGGTTCTATCTCGTCACGGTGGCCATTGAGGCTGCTGGCGGAGAAGCGTTACCAGCGATTGTTGACGCGCAACTCGCCGTCATAGACGGCAACCAAGATAAACTCACCACAGCACTGGAAACAGTACATACTGTTATCCAAAGAATTACGGCGCTTCTGGCTCGCATGGAAGAGCGCTGTGATCCACA is a window from the Phycisphaerales bacterium genome containing:
- a CDS encoding indoleamine 2,3-dioxygenase is translated as MSSAHKIASLADCQVDAVRGFLPSTDPLKSLSETYEPWETLAMRLNGLMAAGACRKAIENLPTLDTTSLKTNAERERAMLLLSVFGNAYVWGDVTPATQIPSTLAIPWNQVAIAIDRPMITSHASIVLNNWQRIDSTGPIALGNIDTLQTFLGGMDERWFYLVTVAIEAAGGEALPAIVDAQLAVIDGNQDKLTTALETVHTVIQRITALLARMEERCDPHIFYHRVRPFLAGWPKPGITYNGVDKESRVLIGGSAAQSSLIQTIDAALGVEHHDPRSRPFLMAVRAYMPVGHRRFVEQIESGPSIRQFLSGSGNTTKAASFYRQCLEALEKFRRDHIRITTRYITAAAGDLEKARGTGGTEFAGFLKAARQETTATHLT